In Silene latifolia isolate original U9 population chromosome 3, ASM4854445v1, whole genome shotgun sequence, a single window of DNA contains:
- the LOC141647621 gene encoding pentatricopeptide repeat-containing protein At1g62260, mitochondrial, producing MTKMMSCSALLERTLYCPFIFSTFLKRTICHIAANDGKRLDPTTWNKRVFVEIPQRNAMNWNSKLSGYVKNKEISKARKLFDEMPERAKDVVSWNLMIKGYVSCHGGGMKYVDEGKALFDRMPERDLVSWNTMISGYARARRMDDALRLFNCMSKKDVITWNAMVTGFLQNGNANRAIEWFKKIPKRDASSLSALISGLIRINKWDKATSMLLDCKEGGYVEKGALVQAYNTLIAGYGQKGRVDEARKLFDQIPYCRHERVGEKVGFKRNLISWNAMIMAYVKVGDFIAARELFDQMVQRDTFSWNTMISGYVKASNMEQAEKLFSQMPDPDTVSWNMMVSGYSQVGNLKSALDFFIRNPEKNIFSWNSVIAGCDTNGDYGGAVKLFIQMRTEQVKPDKHTLSSILSVSTGLATLDLGRQIHQLVTKTLFADTPINNSLVTMYSRCGAIAEARGVFDEMGMKKDVISWNAMIGGYASHGYATLALELFEVMKDARVQPTFITFISVLNACSQAGLLNEARKYFSSMVSEFGIKPRTEHYAALVDIVGRHGHLEEAMDLINNMPQKPDKAIWGALLGACRMHNHVKLARIASDVLSTLEPESSASYVLLHNTFADVEQWEDAKDVRNMMEIKNIRKGRASSW from the coding sequence ATGACAAAAATGATGTCTTGTTCTGCTCTATTGGAGAGGACTTTGTACTGCCCATTTATATTCTCGACGTTTCTGAAGAGAACCATTTGTCACATTGCTGCAAATGATGGCAAACGACTGGACCCTACAACTTGGAACAAACGCGTATTTGTTGAAATCCCTCAAAGGAACGCCATGAATTGGAATTCAAAGTTGAGTGGATATGTTAAGAACAAAGAAATATCAAAAGCGCGGAagttgtttgatgaaatgcctgaAAGAGCTAAGGATGTGGTCTCGtggaatttgatgataaaagGGTATGTTTCTTGTCATGGGGGTGGTATGAAATATGTTGATGAAGGTAAGGCGTTGTTTGATCGGATGCCCGAGAGAGATTTGGTTTCTTGGAATACAATGATTAGTGGGTATGCTCGAGCGAGGAGGATGGATGATGCCTTGCGTCTATTTAACTGTATGTCTAAGAAGGATGTTATCACTTGGAATGCTATGGTGACTGGCTTTCTTCAAAATGGTAATGCTAATAGAGCTATAGAGTGGTTTAAGAAAATTCCCAAAAGGGACGCATCCTCTCTTAGTGCACTTATTTCAGGGTTAATTCGGATCAATAAATGGGACAAAGCAACTAGCATGTTGCTTGATTGTAAGGAAGGTGGTTATGTTGAAAAGGGAGCCCTTGTTCAGGCGTATAATACTTTGATTGCCGGATACGGTCAAAAAGGAAGAGTTGATGAAGCTCGAAAACTTTTTGATCAAATACCATATTGCCGACACGAAAGGGTTGGAGAAAAGGTGGGGTTTAAGAGAAATTTGATTTCATGGAATGCTATGATTATGGCTTATGTCAAAGTGGGGGACTTCATTGCTGCTCGAGAACTTTTTGATCAAATGGTACAACGGGACACTTTTTCCTGGAATACAATGATCAGTGGGTATGTCAAGGCATCAAATATGGAGCAAGCAGAAAAACTCTTTTCTCAAATGCCAGACCCGGATACAGTCTCGTGGAATATGATGGTTTCTGGATATTCTCAAGTAGGTAACTTAAAATCTGCTCTTGATTTCTTCATCAGAAATCCtgaaaaaaatatattttcctgGAATTCTGTAATTGCGGGATGTGACACAAATGGTGATTACGGAGGAGCAGTAAAATTGTTCATTCAAATGCGGACCGAGCAAGTGAAGCCAGATAAGCACACTTTATCATCAATTCTGAGTGTCTCTACTGGCCTTGCTACTCTGGACCTGGGAAGGCAAATCCACCAGCTTGTCACCAAGACGCTCTTTGCTGACACTCCTATTAATAACTCCCTTGTTACAATGTACTCAAGGTGTGGGGCCATAGCTGAGGCTAGAGGCGTATTTGATGAGATGGGGATGAAGAAGGATGTGATATCTTGGAACGCAATGATTGGTGGGTATGCATCTCATGGATATGCCACGTTAGCTTTAGAGCTTTTTGAAGTTATGAAAGATGCAAGAGTTCAGCCCACATTTATAACATTTATATCAGTCTTGAATGCCTGTTCCCAGGCTGGTTTACTAAATGAAGCTCGCAAATATTTTTCATCCATGGTCTCAGAGTTTGGCATCAAACCCAGGACGGAACATTATGCAGCATTAGTAGACATTGTAGGCCGTCATGGCCATCTAGAAGAGGCAATGGATTTGATTAATAACATGCCTCAGAAGCCTGATAAAGCCATATGGGGTGCTCTGCTGGGAGCTTGTAGGATGCATAACCATGTCAAATTAGCACGAATTGCTTCAGATGTTTTATCAACACTTGAGCCTGAAAGCTCGGCGTCTTATGTACTGCTACACAACACATTTGCTGATGTGGAACAATGGGAAGATGCAAAAGACGTGAGAAATATGATGGAAATAAAGAATATTCGAAAGGGACGGGCATCTAGCTGGTAG
- the LOC141649035 gene encoding uncharacterized protein LOC141649035 — MENVHYETWAELVLNTVAAFEVKHHLVDPSPKEPKVIDTDASKALWPHIDAIVKQWLYDTISEDLLHTVLKNGATAKKAWNRLKDLFHDNKNSRAIQLEQQFTNTRIEDFSNVFAYGQALKMLADQLDNVGVKVSNDRLVYSSLASSVHIKVLLQFFNIVIRFLTSIKPALC; from the coding sequence ATGGAGAACGTCCATTATGAGACATGGGCCGAATTAGTGCTCAACACTGTCGCCGCTTTCGAGGTGAAACATCACCTCGTTGACCCATCTCCCAAAGAACCAAAAGTCATTGATACTGATGCTTCCAAGGCCCTCTGGCCACATATCGATGCCATCGTTAAACAATGGCTCTACGACACTATCTCAGAAGACTTGCTCCACACCGTTCTCAAGAATGGTGCCACGGCCAAGAAAGCGTGGAACCGTCTCAAAGACTTGTTTCACGATAATAAAAATTCTCGCGCCATCCAACTGGAGCAACAATTCACCAATACTCGGATCGAAGATTTCTCAAACGTTTTCGCATACGGTCAAGCACTTAAGATGCTTGCTGACCAACTAGACAACGTTGGTGTCAAAGTCTCGAACGATAGGCTCGTCTACTCGTCTCTGGCCTCTTCCGTGCATATCAAGGTGTTGCTTCAATTTTTCAACATAGTGATCCGCTTCCTAACTTCTATAAAGCCCGCTCTATGTTGA